Part of the Helicobacter bilis genome is shown below.
TAAATTCTCTCTAAAAGCTGGATATCTAGGAAGCTTTGGCGATGGCTATGGCACACTTTTAGACTATAAGGGTGGCATTGATACCGCAGGAAAAATATGGAATGGCAACCTTACAGCAACCTATGAGGGCTTAGGTATGCTAGGGTCTGGTAGCTTTAAAAACTCAAGTATCAATGTCGCCTATATAGCAGCTGAATATGGCTTTAAGATTCCATTAAAAGTGGGACTTGATGTAGCGTATGTATTTGGTAATACTTATATGCCTATGCTTAAAGTTTCTCCTCATAATTCCGCAATAGACCATACACCTAATGCACTTGATAAGAAATTTATCAAAAATGCAAGTTTTGTAGAGATTACACCACATATTACCTATAAGTTTTTTGATAAGCTAGAACTTTCTTTCCTAGCAGCGACATTGGCAGGTGATATAGATTTCTTTAAGACTAGAACAGAATTAAAATATACTTTCTAGACATTTTCTCCTTTTTCATATACTCTTTTTTGTGCAACACTTAGTGTGTTGTGTGATTTTTCATATTGCTAGATAATAAGTTTTATGAATAATTCATTTTTTTTACTTTTTTTACAACTTATATATTTCTTTGCCACTCTCGAATAAAGCTATTTTATTGTTTACACCTAAAATAGCTTAAGCTAGAGGGGTTTGTATCCCACCAAGCCAAGACTATCTTGTTAGACTGCAAGTAAAACCTTATGTAAAATATATTTACCGCCATCAATCGCACGAGCGAAACTTTTGTTTATACTTGCAAAAAAAATGAAAATAAACATGAAAAATAAAACCAGCTTTTGATTGTTGATAATCTTAATGGTTCCTTATAGTAGGGATTAGTCATAAAAAGCATGAAATCATTCAAATATTTTCACAGGATAAAGCTTGAATGCAAAATCTTGTTTTCCTTAAAGCATAATCCCACTACGCATATGCTAATAATGGGGCTTATGCTTTATTGCGTAAAACTGCTTAAAACATAAGCGACACCTTTTATTGTATTTACTTTTTTAATTGAAATATAGGGGCTTGTTTTATTTGGGATTTTGTGGTATGATTTGAGTGGGTGTTGATAGAATCTTATCTAAGCAAATCTTAGCTCATAACTAAGGCGACTTGCGGGTTTATACCTTAAGTGTTCAATGCTCTTTATTTTTTTTAACAATTTATTAAACTTCTCATCATCTAAGATTCCACGCTCAAAATACATCGTTTTAAAACCTAATTCGTTTTGCCCTTTTCTTATCTGTTCTATAATGACATAAAATTCGCTATCTAACTGATTTGCACTTACGCTAACACTTTCTTGTCTTTTGCCCTTGCTTACGCCTTTATGCGTTGCATTATCCGCATAATCTTGATATTTCGCAATATCATCAAGTGTAACAGGCTTTTGTCCGCTAAGTTTAACTAGATTGGAATCTATTCCGTGCCGATTAAGCGTGTGGATTACATCGCTTGGGTCTATGCTTCTGCGGACATCTTGGGGATATTTAAAGCCTAGAACTTTTGCGGTATTCTCATCAAGTTGATTTATCGCAAAGCGTTTATTTTTAGCTAGTGCATAGGCTAGAGTGTCAGCATTTAAGTTTTCTTTACCGATAAGATTCATTTTGCTACCATATTTAACACTAGAATCTATATTTTCAAGTACTTTAATCAAATTTTTATCATTTTTTCTTGCTTCCATTCTACGCATTATAGCGTATTTTCCACTCATTACCGCCTTACTTCCTACCGCCCCACCTAAGAATCCAGCGGCAAACTTAGCAGGATTAAATCCTACAATGTTTCCATTCTCATCAGTTTCAATTCCTGCTACACTGCCACTTAAGACTCCAGCTCCTAAATGTTGTGGATTAGAATACATAATATTAGGGCTATTTTCATTAAAATATTTATGTGTAGATTCTTTATTTTTTGGTTTAGTCTTAGTGATATTGCCTTTTGTATCTGTATAACTTCCTTTATTGTCAATATGCTTTATTTGGTTAGAATCAAATGCTACTATTTCTCTATCATTAAACAATATGCCATCATATCCTGCTTTTTTATAAAATTGTTGCAATGGATAGATTCTAGCTGTTTGATACATTCTTCCATAACCGCCATATACACCATAGTGTCCGCCCACTACTTCCTGTAATTTCTCATTCTCTCTTGCAGCGGCTAGGATATAAAGCTCGGTTTCATTTTTAAAAAATTCTTTTTCAAACCCAGCTTCATATAATGTGGGCGAATCTTTTTTTAAGAGAGAATCAAGCTCTTTTAACTCTTGCAAACTCTCATCTAAATTAGGATTATGTTTTAAATCTGCCTCGTAAGCTCTTATGCTCTCATGCAAATTTTCCTTTTTTAGATTATAAAGCGGTGTGCTAAACTCTTTACCACTTTCTATATGCCTTATCTTAACGCTTTCTCTGTCATATTGCAAAAACTCAAAGCCGCTTTCTTTTAACTCTGCTTTTGCTTGTTTTAGATTTTCTATTGCCCTTAATCCCCTTTCTTTATCTTTTTTAGTGAATTTAAAAATTTTATCAATCTCTTTTATTTTTTCTTGTGTAAGCTCTTTTTCCATAATAAAGGGCTTTTTGATATTTAAAAATACTTCATATATAAAGTTTCCTTCATCATCATCTGCATAGTTTTTAGCAAGGTTTTTATCATTGGAAAACCAATTGCCTATGCTAAAATTAGAAACTGAATTATCTTTAGTATTAAAGACTTCAAAAGGTTTTTTAAGTTCTTTATTATGCAATCTTTTCATACTGCTTAGTGTTGTGCCATGATAAAACACTTTAGGCAGTCCATTTTCATCTTTTGTTAAAGGGCTAGAATCTTTATGCCATTCTAGTAAATCTTTTGCCTTTTTCTCATCGTAATTAAACTTTTGCATGGTAGATTCTAGTGTTTGTTGTGGTATAATGTCGGTGTCAATCTTGTTGGCTGAATATTGCGAGGTCTGTAAAAGCTTTTGCGAGATAGAATTGAAGTTTGGAGATTGATAAATAAAACTACCGCCTTTTTCTAGTTTATTATTAAGGTTTCTCGTTTCTTTAATTCCGTTACTAATACTTACTAAATATTCCCCATTATCAAAACTAACATTTACGAAATAATCATCATTTTTTAAATGCTTAATAAAGAGATATTCCCCCATATCATCACGCATAATCGCTTCAGGTAAATCTAGCACTTCTTTAATCTGCGGTATGTATTTTTCTCTGCCTTGTGATACTAGCTTTTTAAGGCTTCCTAGTTGTAGTTTTATTTCTTTGCCACCTAGAGCTTCTCTAATCTCATCGTTATGCTTTGGCGTGTAACTCTCATCTAAGCTTTTAAGGTTAAATGTTTCAAGCCACTGCTCTTGCACTTCTTGTGTAAGCGTGTGTTCTTTACCTTTTTTGTCTGTAAAGTGAATGTCTTTTGGTGCTTCCTTAACACTAGATATTTCATTTTTCAAACGATATAAAAACTTGGCTTCATAAGTGTTATTTGTATCCTTTATCATTTGTTGTATAAGCTTCAAGGCTGTATCTGTCCCTTTAGCTTTTATTGCATAATCGACTTGAAATCTTGCATTATCTATAAAATCTTTTAGGGCTTCTACTTTGCTTGGTTTATTTTCTTGTGGGGTTTTATTTGGTAATTGATTTTTTAAATCCCTTATTCTTTGTTCTACTAAATCCAACTTATCTAAAAATTCACTATTATGTGCGGGGCTAAAACTATAAGGGCTGTAATCATTGCGATTACTTTGCATAATCTTTTCTAAATGTGCTTTTTCTTTATATGCTGTTTCTAAATCATAGTTTGCAATTTTCTCAATCTCTGCGGCTTTCTCTGTTTCTTGTTGTGTTTTTAATTGTGTCTCTTTTTCTGCGTGCAGTCTGTCTCTTTCTTTATTTAATGCTTCTACTATCTCGCCTGTTTCCTTTCGTATTTTATCCATTTGCTTATAAAATGGCTTTTCTGCTTCCCTTGCTAGAAACTCTGTAGCATTGCTTTTATATACCTCTTCTATATCATGTTTCATATTTGCCAGTATATTTTCTGCATAGTGGTTTCTATCTCTTGGGTTTTCTAGTGAATTTGCCATGTTTAAAAATCTATCTGCTAATCCCTCTTGCTGTTGATTAAAGGTAAATTCATGTCCTTTCATAATCTTTCTTTCATTTGTCATAAATTCTGCATAGCTGTCTATATCTTTGGAATCTGCATTGATTTTTTTTAATAGCTCTTGTTGTCTTGGCTCAAGTAATAAGGCTTCTTTGATAGGCTTTTCAAAATCTGCTAGTTCATCATCTGGGATTTCTATGTATTTTCTGCCATTCTCATTTACTTCGTATGGTTTTGTTTGTGGTGTGTCTTTACTTATTTCTTGCTTTATGCTATCATTGGTTTGCTCTAGTGAATGTGCTTTTGCACCATCGCCTTGTTCTGCTTTTGCGGAAGTGTGGTAGTGAGTTGGCGGCTCCACCGCTAGAGTTTTATGCGGATTAGCCTTATTGTCTTTTGGTCTAATATCCCTATTTGTTAAATGCACGACTTCGCCATCATCTTTTTTAACTCCCATTTTGCCAATTTTCTTATCATTTATCATTTTTGCAATGAGTGCTACATCTTCTCTGTTGTTCTCTAAAAAATGCGTAGGATTATTTTTAATTTGTAAGAATAATTTAAACGCTTCACTTGGCTTTTTAAACATTTCGGGGTGTTTTTGTGCTAATTTTGTTAAATCTGCATGAATTGAAGTTGCAGAAATATCAGCAGCATTTTTTATCCATTGCTCCATATTGGTATTAATAGAAACTTGCGATAAAGGACTTATGTCATTCTCTTTTAATATAAAATTATCGCCAATTATGCTACCATCTGCTTTCGCAACTTCTGGCTTATACTCTAACAACAATTGCTTCTGTGCTTGTGCTTCTTTTATCTCTGCTATATCTGCATATTGGTCTCTGTATGATTCTAGTGTTGCGTTTTCGTTTTTGTCTCTTTGCATTAACTCATCATAAGTTTTTGGCTGTGCTAGCTGCAATTCTTGTTTTTCTATGGCTGTGATGTTGTTTTTATCTGTTGTTATGAAATAGGTTTCATTATTTGCCTCTGCTTTTATTATGCTTTTATTTGGCGTGTGGATTGGGTTATTGTGTGTGAGTTGTTGGGCTAGTTGTTTTAATAACTCTGTGTTTTGCTTTATCTCTTGTGTGGCAACAACTAGATTATTTAATATATCTTGTTGAATGTTTTCTTTATTTGCTTCAAATTGGCTTATTTTTTGTGTGAGTTCTTCATTATACTTTGCTTGTCTCTCCATGTTTTGAATGAGTGGATTACTTGCAATGGCTTCTATCTCGCTTGTATCTTTTGGGGTTAATATCTGTGTATTACCTCTTATTTGGCTCTGTAATTCTTTATCACTTAAAGGTGTGTTTGCCTTGTATTCAAATCTTGGTTTATTCTCTTTATCTTTTATGGGTTTAAAGCCTTTGTCTAAATCTGCTTTATTTAGCACTTTAAGCGTTTCTAGTGTGATTTCACTTGGGTATTTTAAATCTTTTATAGCACTTTGCAAGGCTTTTGTTATGGCTGCATTATCGCCTATGTAAGGGATAAAGGCAAAAAGCTTTTTAAATAATCTATTGGTTAAAAAGACTTTTATTCTGCCCTCTAGTGTTGTGGCTAATGCACCGCTGCCTACTTGGTTTTCTAATGCTTTTGCTTTGCTTATTTCTTGGGCGAATTGATAGCTTTTAGCATAGCTTTTAAAAGTATCGAGTATAGGATAGATTTCAGGGTGCAGTGTAAGCTTTTCTAGATTCTCAATATCGCTTAAAATCTTAGTAAAATCAATTGGGAATGTATCATCATTTAGCTTTACATTTCTGTCTAATGCCCTAAGTATTGTTAGCATTTGTGTGTGTTTTTGCATTCTTGGATTAAAGTTTTTAAATATTGTGTTCTCTAGCCCTTTTATGCTATCACCCCATTGTGTGTCTAGCACTCTTTGTTTCCATTGCTCTATGGTAAGTCTTGAATCTAAGTCTTTTTTATTCATGCCTTTGGTTAGGGCTTTGGCAAATTTGTCATTTAAAGACTCTTTTATTTGTGCGTAGTTTTTATTTGCTTGTTGAAAGTTTGAAAAAAGTTCGTCTGCTTCTTGACGCGTTAATGTTTTTTGGGTAGGATTGTTTGCTGGAGTTGGCGTATTATCAATAGGACTTTGTGCGGACGAAACCACGCCTGAATCTCGTGCTTCTATAGCTTCCGCATTGTTTATTCTTTTTCTTACTTCTCTTAATTTAGTTGTTGGCATTCCTGTTAAAAGAAAGTTTTCATTATCTCTAGCTGTTATTAATACATAAAATTTATTTCTCTTTTCGGCTTGAAAAACTTTTATAAACTCTTTTGTGGGCTGCCCATCTTTATTGATTGTATATGGCTAAATCCATTTAAAAACTCATCTGTGCTTGTTTTATGGTTGGCTTTTTCTTGTTTGTCTATGTCGTCCAGCATATCTTTAATAGATTGCTGAAATAGAGTCTAATTTCTGCGTTGTCTCTTTAGTGCTTTTAGCGGATTACATAGAGAATTAAGCCTCATAGATTCTGTGATTATAACAGCATTATCCCTGTGTTACAAAGCTTGGTTCTTGTGTTTGCATATTAAATGGATTAGCTTGTTGTGGCATAGGGGTGTTACCTATATTGCCTATGTTATCCATATTTGCACCCATGCTATTATTCATTATATTATTATTCATGGGGCTATTTCCCATTAAGTTTTCATTTTGAAAATTTGCATTTTGTTGTGGTATCGCGTTAAATGGATCATTCATACTTTCTGCTTGCATTTCATTTGCCATGTTAAACGGGTTAGCTTGTTGTGGCATGTTTGGAATCTGCTCGTTTTGTGCTGTTTGCTGCAGCATTGATGCAAGCGGGTTATTCTCATTTATTGCGTTTGCGTTATTTGTATTTGTCGCATTCGTTGTTGTTTCTTTCACTGCAGATTCTGCACTCTTAGATTCTGGTTTCACAGAGAGTTTATCTAGCTCTTCTTTATCAAGCTGTCTGCCTTTATCTGCCGCATCAAGCATTTTTTCATATTTTTTCATCTCTTTTGCTTTTGCGATTCTTTTTGCTTCTTCTGCTTCAGCTTGCAAAGTCTCTTCATCTTTGTTTGCCTCTATTTCAGCGGCAAGTTTTGCTTCTCTGTCATTAATGATTTTTTCATATTTTTGACTTAGAGATTCTGTACTTAAGTCATCTTCATACGCCTTTCTTGCTTTATTTGCATCTGCTTTGATAGATTCTATTGTTTTATGTGTCGCACTATCGCCTTTTGGATAAAACTCTAGGGCATTTTGCACAGGCACAATATTATCACCTAATCGCATAAGTGGTGTGCCTTTATCATAAATAATACTTTGGACCTCACCCCTGCCTATACGCGTTTCATCATATTGCTTTGTTTCTGGGTTTAGATTATAGTGTGCTTTGACTTGATAGCTTCCGGGTTCTACAAGATTCCCTTTAGAATCTTTTCCGTCCCAATTAAAGTCAATATAGCCCTGCTGTCCGTCTTTATTAGTGAGAGAAATCGTGCGGACAACTTCATTGTTTGGATTTAGAATCTCAATCACTGGACTACCTTGAGACGCATTAATCTTATTATCAAAATACAGACTAAAATGATTTTCACCACCGCCTAAAACATTTAAGCCCATAATGTCTGTTTCTGCGATTTTACCTATCATAGAAACTGCATTAAGCGTATTTGCCTTTGCGCCTTGTGTTGTGGCATGAGTGTTTTCCTCCATACCCATATTAAGCATTTCAAGCGATTTTTTCATATCTTTTTGAAATTCTTGTAAAGCCTTATTTGTCTCTTGTGAAGCCTTCATGGCTTGAGCGACTTCTTTCATAGTCTTTTTATTTTCTTCTTGCATTTCCACTTGTGTTAATTGTGCGGTTTGCGTGATGATTTTATCAGTTTCCATAGGGGAAGTTGGGTCTTGATTCTTTAATTGCTCCAAAAAGAGTTTCATAAACGCATCTTTGTCTAATCCATTTGCAATTTGTGCGCTTTCTTTTTTCTTTTCTCTTGCGGCTGTTGAGCCTGTTACTTCGCCTAAATCGATTGCCATATTCTATCCTTTGTTATGC
Proteins encoded:
- a CDS encoding PBECR2 nuclease fold domain-containing protein yields the protein MPTTKLREVRKRINNAEAIEARDSGVVSSAQSPIDNTPTPANNPTQKTLTRQEADELFSNFQQANKNYAQIKESLNDKFAKALTKGMNKKDLDSRLTIEQWKQRVLDTQWGDSIKGLENTIFKNFNPRMQKHTQMLTILRALDRNVKLNDDTFPIDFTKILSDIENLEKLTLHPEIYPILDTFKSYAKSYQFAQEISKAKALENQVGSGALATTLEGRIKVFLTNRLFKKLFAFIPYIGDNAAITKALQSAIKDLKYPSEITLETLKVLNKADLDKGFKPIKDKENKPRFEYKANTPLSDKELQSQIRGNTQILTPKDTSEIEAIASNPLIQNMERQAKYNEELTQKISQFEANKENIQQDILNNLVVATQEIKQNTELLKQLAQQLTHNNPIHTPNKSIIKAEANNETYFITTDKNNITAIEKQELQLAQPKTYDELMQRDKNENATLESYRDQYADIAEIKEAQAQKQLLLEYKPEVAKADGSIIGDNFILKENDISPLSQVSINTNMEQWIKNAADISATSIHADLTKLAQKHPEMFKKPSEAFKLFLQIKNNPTHFLENNREDVALIAKMINDKKIGKMGVKKDDGEVVHLTNRDIRPKDNKANPHKTLAVEPPTHYHTSAKAEQGDGAKAHSLEQTNDSIKQEISKDTPQTKPYEVNENGRKYIEIPDDELADFEKPIKEALLLEPRQQELLKKINADSKDIDSYAEFMTNERKIMKGHEFTFNQQQEGLADRFLNMANSLENPRDRNHYAENILANMKHDIEEVYKSNATEFLAREAEKPFYKQMDKIRKETGEIVEALNKERDRLHAEKETQLKTQQETEKAAEIEKIANYDLETAYKEKAHLEKIMQSNRNDYSPYSFSPAHNSEFLDKLDLVEQRIRDLKNQLPNKTPQENKPSKVEALKDFIDNARFQVDYAIKAKGTDTALKLIQQMIKDTNNTYEAKFLYRLKNEISSVKEAPKDIHFTDKKGKEHTLTQEVQEQWLETFNLKSLDESYTPKHNDEIREALGGKEIKLQLGSLKKLVSQGREKYIPQIKEVLDLPEAIMRDDMGEYLFIKHLKNDDYFVNVSFDNGEYLVSISNGIKETRNLNNKLEKGGSFIYQSPNFNSISQKLLQTSQYSANKIDTDIIPQQTLESTMQKFNYDEKKAKDLLEWHKDSSPLTKDENGLPKVFYHGTTLSSMKRLHNKELKKPFEVFNTKDNSVSNFSIGNWFSNDKNLAKNYADDDEGNFIYEVFLNIKKPFIMEKELTQEKIKEIDKIFKFTKKDKERGLRAIENLKQAKAELKESGFEFLQYDRESVKIRHIESGKEFSTPLYNLKKENLHESIRAYEADLKHNPNLDESLQELKELDSLLKKDSPTLYEAGFEKEFFKNETELYILAAARENEKLQEVVGGHYGVYGGYGRMYQTARIYPLQQFYKKAGYDGILFNDREIVAFDSNQIKHIDNKGSYTDTKGNITKTKPKNKESTHKYFNENSPNIMYSNPQHLGAGVLSGSVAGIETDENGNIVGFNPAKFAAGFLGGAVGSKAVMSGKYAIMRRMEARKNDKNLIKVLENIDSSVKYGSKMNLIGKENLNADTLAYALAKNKRFAINQLDENTAKVLGFKYPQDVRRSIDPSDVIHTLNRHGIDSNLVKLSGQKPVTLDDIAKYQDYADNATHKGVSKGKRQESVSVSANQLDSEFYVIIEQIRKGQNELGFKTMYFERGILDDEKFNKLLKKIKSIEHLRYKPASRLSYELRFA
- the flgD gene encoding flagellar hook assembly protein FlgD, with amino-acid sequence MAIDLGEVTGSTAAREKKKESAQIANGLDKDAFMKLFLEQLKNQDPTSPMETDKIITQTAQLTQVEMQEENKKTMKEVAQAMKASQETNKALQEFQKDMKKSLEMLNMGMEENTHATTQGAKANTLNAVSMIGKIAETDIMGLNVLGGGENHFSLYFDNKINASQGSPVIEILNPNNEVVRTISLTNKDGQQGYIDFNWDGKDSKGNLVEPGSYQVKAHYNLNPETKQYDETRIGRGEVQSIIYDKGTPLMRLGDNIVPVQNALEFYPKGDSATHKTIESIKADANKARKAYEDDLSTESLSQKYEKIINDREAKLAAEIEANKDEETLQAEAEEAKRIAKAKEMKKYEKMLDAADKGRQLDKEELDKLSVKPESKSAESAVKETTTNATNTNNANAINENNPLASMLQQTAQNEQIPNMPQQANPFNMANEMQAESMNDPFNAIPQQNANFQNENLMGNSPMNNNIMNNSMGANMDNIGNIGNTPMPQQANPFNMQTQEPSFVTQG